The Urbifossiella limnaea genome has a window encoding:
- a CDS encoding IS630 family transposase yields MIRVHLTVATQSELQALRRDPLPPRVRDRLEMVLLSDAGWSPPRIARHLGCDPQTARAVIHGFNARGVPALYPGKPGPAPNYARRDQVAARLTDLLGQDRTWTAAQLADALRPNGIRLRARQVRRYLARLRAGYRRTASTLEHKQNRPKVARAAAVLGGLQRKAREGRLVLDYLDQCGFAPSLPGGYSWCLPGQRKRVRYEYPQGRRVNVLATYEPLGPAPRLDAVPFERTLTSDDLVAYLRGRPAVGRPRVVVLDNAPIHTSKVVKAARPELAKSGVYLYYLPAYSPELNRIEAVFKQVKHHEIPTRSYATRSDLRAAVEQGFNSYAQKLRPEPGKQLRPAA; encoded by the coding sequence ATGATCCGCGTTCACCTCACCGTTGCGACGCAGTCCGAGTTGCAGGCTCTCCGGCGGGACCCCCTCCCGCCCCGGGTACGGGATCGGCTGGAGATGGTCCTGCTGTCCGACGCCGGGTGGTCCCCGCCCCGGATCGCCCGGCACCTCGGGTGTGACCCGCAGACCGCCCGGGCCGTGATCCACGGGTTCAACGCCCGGGGGGTGCCGGCCCTCTACCCCGGCAAGCCCGGGCCGGCCCCCAACTACGCCCGCCGGGATCAGGTGGCCGCCCGGCTGACCGACCTGCTCGGCCAGGACCGGACGTGGACGGCGGCCCAACTGGCCGACGCCCTCCGCCCCAACGGGATCCGGCTCCGTGCCCGTCAGGTCCGTCGGTACCTCGCCCGACTGCGGGCCGGGTACCGGCGGACGGCCTCGACCCTGGAGCACAAGCAGAACCGGCCCAAGGTCGCCCGGGCGGCGGCCGTCCTGGGCGGCCTGCAACGGAAGGCCCGGGAGGGCCGGCTGGTCCTGGACTATCTCGACCAGTGCGGGTTCGCCCCGTCGCTGCCCGGTGGGTACTCGTGGTGCCTGCCGGGCCAGCGGAAGCGGGTCCGGTACGAGTACCCCCAAGGTCGGCGGGTCAACGTCCTGGCCACCTACGAGCCGCTCGGCCCGGCCCCCCGCTTGGATGCCGTGCCGTTCGAGCGGACGCTCACGTCGGACGACCTCGTGGCCTACCTGCGGGGGAGGCCCGCGGTCGGGCGACCCCGGGTGGTGGTTCTGGACAACGCCCCGATCCACACCAGCAAGGTGGTCAAGGCCGCCCGGCCCGAGCTGGCGAAGTCGGGGGTCTACCTGTACTACCTGCCGGCGTACAGCCCCGAGTTGAACCGGATCGAGGCCGTGTTCAAGCAGGTCAAGCACCACGAGATCCCGACCCGCAGTTACGCCACCCGGTCCGATCTGCGGGCGGCCGTCGAGCAGGGCTTCAACTCCTATGCCCAAAAGCTCCGCCCAGAACCTGGGAAACAACTACGGCCGGCTGCTTAG